In Mycoplasma sp. OR1901, the following are encoded in one genomic region:
- a CDS encoding MAG6790 family protein: protein MYKYKAKLISSGEVIAKANTLDELEGLIKGFRRGQKHGIHTQGNEKIEVIHVERDHLKGESYSKDILIKIV, encoded by the coding sequence ATGTACAAATATAAAGCAAAATTAATCTCAAGTGGAGAAGTTATCGCGAAAGCAAACACACTTGATGAATTAGAAGGATTAATTAAAGGATTTCGTAGAGGTCAAAAACATGGAATTCATACACAAGGTAATGAAAAAATAGAAGTAATTCATGTTGAAAGAGATCACTTAAAAGGTGAAAGCTACTCTAAGGATATTTTAATTAAAATAGTTTAA
- the rpsB gene encoding 30S ribosomal protein S2: MTENKKVENNTKEVKETKMPIVSRTKLLEAGAYFGHKTYAWNPKMKEYLVPNRKNRGAHIIDIFKTQKYLEFAYSLVNSLAAKNAQFIFVGTKKQAKDAIKAAAERTNSLYVTERWLGGTLTNNETIMKRVQKMEELEAKAADNFKGYTKKEALNFTKELEKLHKNLNGIRSMKRLPNVMIVADPIQDEIAVKEAKRKGLKVISILDSNANPDLVDFGIPANDDSAKSITLIITVLADAIAKAKGGQQLFAYQDDEKVVLPEFQPKNTSNNEVRETKKQVENN, translated from the coding sequence ATGACAGAAAACAAAAAAGTTGAAAACAACACAAAAGAAGTTAAAGAAACAAAAATGCCAATTGTTTCAAGAACAAAATTATTAGAAGCTGGTGCTTACTTTGGACACAAAACATACGCATGAAATCCAAAAATGAAAGAATACCTTGTTCCTAATAGAAAAAATAGAGGTGCTCACATTATTGACATCTTCAAAACACAAAAATATTTAGAATTCGCTTACTCATTAGTAAATTCATTAGCAGCTAAAAACGCACAATTTATTTTTGTTGGTACAAAAAAACAAGCTAAAGACGCTATTAAAGCAGCTGCTGAAAGAACAAACTCATTATATGTAACAGAAAGATGATTAGGTGGAACTCTTACAAATAATGAAACAATTATGAAACGTGTACAAAAAATGGAAGAATTAGAAGCTAAAGCAGCAGATAATTTCAAAGGTTACACAAAGAAAGAAGCTTTAAACTTCACAAAAGAATTAGAAAAATTACACAAAAACTTAAACGGGATTCGTTCAATGAAACGTTTACCAAATGTTATGATAGTAGCTGATCCAATTCAAGATGAAATCGCTGTTAAAGAAGCTAAGAGAAAAGGATTAAAAGTTATTTCAATACTTGACTCAAACGCTAATCCAGATTTAGTTGATTTCGGAATCCCAGCAAATGATGATTCAGCAAAATCAATTACACTTATCATTACAGTATTAGCTGATGCTATTGCTAAAGCAAAAGGTGGACAACAATTATTCGCTTACCAAGATGATGAAAAAGTTGTTTTACCAGAATTTCAACCAAAAAATACTTCAAACAATGAAGTAAGAGAAACAAAAAAACAAGTAGAAAATAATTAA
- a CDS encoding SPFH domain-containing protein, whose protein sequence is MVGKIIGIIFAVIFLLLLIIIAISSIKVIPQTKFAIVERLGKYNKTLENGINFIIPFIDRVVASENYKEKVLDFPEQDIITKDNATIKVDTVVYLKITDPKLFIYGAENSMKAIENLSATTLRNLLGELELDETLTSRDTINSKLTIILDEASDSWGIKVHRVEIKNIIPPTDIQNAMEKQMRAEREKRANILEAEGSKASSILIAEGQKEAKILQAEAEKQSQILKAEAKKATEILEAEGKKKAIDLINETNLNNQILTLKAIEQLKEIANGKATKIFLPSNLTSLAGTMSLASELFDKDKENKKEK, encoded by the coding sequence ATGGTAGGAAAAATTATTGGAATTATTTTTGCAGTTATTTTTTTATTGCTTTTAATTATTATAGCGATATCATCGATAAAAGTTATTCCACAGACTAAATTTGCTATTGTTGAACGTTTAGGAAAATATAATAAAACATTAGAAAATGGTATTAACTTTATAATTCCGTTCATCGATAGAGTGGTAGCTAGTGAAAACTATAAAGAAAAGGTGTTAGACTTCCCTGAACAAGACATTATAACTAAGGATAATGCAACAATTAAAGTGGATACAGTTGTTTATTTAAAAATAACTGATCCAAAATTATTTATTTATGGTGCTGAAAATTCAATGAAAGCAATTGAAAATCTTTCTGCAACTACATTAAGAAACTTGCTTGGTGAATTAGAGTTAGATGAAACTTTAACATCAAGGGATACAATTAATTCTAAATTAACAATAATCTTAGATGAAGCATCTGATTCTTGAGGAATTAAAGTACACCGTGTCGAAATTAAAAACATAATTCCGCCAACTGACATTCAAAACGCAATGGAAAAACAAATGCGTGCAGAAAGAGAAAAAAGAGCTAATATATTAGAAGCTGAAGGTTCTAAAGCATCATCAATCTTAATTGCTGAAGGTCAAAAGGAAGCTAAAATATTACAAGCAGAAGCTGAAAAACAATCCCAAATTCTTAAAGCTGAAGCTAAAAAAGCAACTGAAATTTTAGAAGCTGAAGGTAAAAAGAAAGCGATTGACTTAATTAATGAAACTAATTTAAATAATCAAATTTTAACACTAAAAGCAATTGAGCAATTAAAAGAAATTGCTAATGGTAAGGCGACAAAAATTTTCTTACCTTCAAATCTAACTTCATTAGCAGGTACTATGTCGTTAGCTTCTGAATTATTTGATAAAGACAAAGAAAACAAAAAAGAAAAATAG
- a CDS encoding chromate transporter: MIALLVSIPLLILVSLIVFGGGQVFMPIFSWMWNLLNSAFGSNINDDTINKIFTVSNTTPGVVSTKFAFFTGYLVANGEWWGYLAIFLTYLVFCLPAIIMVLLAMKYISKFRTNTFTKNLMTIMKPIVSGIIISLAIQLFIGVFAPEITFNKGVDKYAMLNSKNIFIGYKNILLKIFVPVGILYSYWLAKKNYSLFWIIIINVSISFIIFGIPTLLGK; encoded by the coding sequence ATGATAGCACTATTAGTTTCAATACCACTATTAATTTTAGTTTCATTAATTGTTTTTGGTGGTGGCCAGGTATTCATGCCTATCTTTAGTTGAATGTGAAATTTATTAAATTCTGCTTTTGGTTCTAATATTAATGATGATACAATCAATAAAATATTTACAGTTTCAAACACAACACCTGGTGTTGTATCTACTAAATTTGCTTTTTTCACTGGTTATTTAGTAGCTAACGGTGAATGATGAGGATACCTAGCAATTTTCTTAACTTATTTAGTATTCTGCTTACCAGCAATTATCATGGTTTTATTAGCGATGAAATACATAAGCAAGTTTAGAACTAATACATTTACAAAAAACTTAATGACAATTATGAAGCCTATTGTTTCAGGAATAATTATTAGTTTAGCAATTCAATTATTTATCGGAGTGTTCGCACCTGAAATTACATTCAACAAAGGTGTTGATAAATATGCAATGTTGAATAGTAAAAATATTTTCATAGGTTATAAAAATATATTACTGAAGATTTTTGTTCCAGTGGGTATATTATATTCATATTGACTAGCTAAGAAAAACTATTCTCTGTTTTGAATAATTATAATTAACGTATCAATATCATTTATTATTTTTGGAATACCTACATTATTAGGCAAATAA
- a CDS encoding chromate transporter, with the protein MKNEEKFIKKMYEVFIMIIKVTFVGFGGGNALLPIVKKEVVDKRKWLEKTEFDDLVIVTNMIPGASVIETLSYIAVKRLGKFWGTIVTLFAILPHVLMAFGFLLLFSLINDKYIKIISVGVLVSIIAFLIRFAERYIKQSNQALPKIIWIPAFLFTACYCLFIPSPYNIPFVAIICVSLVYFIVKYFKTKGAK; encoded by the coding sequence ATGAAGAATGAAGAAAAATTTATAAAAAAAATGTATGAAGTTTTTATAATGATAATTAAAGTCACTTTTGTAGGTTTTGGTGGAGGTAATGCTCTACTACCAATAGTTAAAAAAGAAGTTGTCGATAAAAGAAAATGATTGGAAAAAACTGAATTTGATGACCTTGTCATTGTCACAAATATGATACCAGGAGCATCCGTTATAGAAACTTTATCTTATATTGCTGTTAAAAGGTTAGGTAAATTTTGAGGTACAATTGTTACTTTATTCGCCATCTTACCGCATGTTTTAATGGCATTTGGATTTTTATTATTATTTAGCCTTATTAATGATAAATATATAAAAATAATTTCTGTAGGTGTATTAGTTTCTATAATAGCATTTCTAATAAGATTCGCAGAAAGATATATTAAGCAATCAAATCAAGCCTTACCAAAAATAATATGAATTCCAGCATTTTTATTCACAGCATGCTATTGTTTATTTATACCTTCGCCGTATAATATACCTTTTGTTGCTATTATATGCGTATCATTAGTTTATTTTATAGTTAAATATTTTAAAACTAAAGGAGCAAAATAA
- the tsf gene encoding translation elongation factor Ts: protein MSVNKMELIKELRARTNSPFGDVKKALEATNYDIEAAIDWLKENGIVKAAKKAGRVAAEGAVTVAGDEKRAILVEINSETDFVAQNEKFLSLLNKVASALYEAKVTTLEESLNVKLENDLTVEQELLNATAVIGEKISLRRVLTVEAQENEVLGIYVHANSQIAAVTVLNGKNSEVARNISMHVSALNPEFDKVENIPNDRLESVKAGFTKPAGFENKPEKIQEKIVEGWLDKQLSEFVLEKQAYVIDDSLSVEKYLNTTDSKLVQTYRFEVGEGIEKVQSDFASEVASMVK, encoded by the coding sequence ATGTCAGTAAACAAAATGGAATTAATCAAAGAATTAAGAGCAAGAACTAACTCACCATTCGGTGATGTTAAAAAAGCTTTAGAAGCAACAAATTACGATATTGAAGCTGCTATTGATTGATTAAAAGAAAATGGAATCGTTAAAGCTGCTAAAAAAGCTGGTAGAGTTGCTGCTGAAGGAGCTGTTACTGTTGCAGGTGACGAAAAAAGAGCTATTTTAGTTGAAATTAACTCAGAAACAGATTTCGTTGCTCAAAACGAAAAATTCTTAAGCTTATTAAATAAAGTTGCGTCAGCTTTATACGAAGCTAAAGTAACAACACTTGAAGAATCTTTAAATGTTAAATTAGAAAACGATTTAACAGTTGAACAAGAATTATTAAATGCTACAGCAGTTATTGGTGAAAAAATTTCATTACGTAGAGTTTTAACAGTTGAAGCTCAAGAAAATGAAGTTTTAGGTATTTACGTTCACGCAAATAGCCAAATTGCTGCAGTTACTGTATTAAACGGTAAAAATTCTGAAGTGGCTAGAAATATATCAATGCACGTATCTGCATTAAACCCTGAATTCGATAAAGTTGAAAATATTCCAAATGATCGTTTAGAGTCAGTAAAAGCAGGATTCACAAAACCTGCAGGATTTGAAAATAAACCAGAAAAAATTCAAGAAAAAATCGTTGAAGGTTGATTAGATAAACAACTTTCAGAATTTGTTTTAGAAAAACAAGCATATGTTATTGATGATTCATTATCAGTTGAAAAATACTTAAACACAACTGATTCAAAATTAGTTCAAACATACAGATTCGAAGTTGGTGAAGGTATTGAAAAAGTACAATCAGATTTCGCTTCTGAAGTTGCAAGTATGGTTAAATAA